DNA from Bacteroidota bacterium:
CATAAAAAAAACATGTGGATTTGGGTATGTTTTTTCAAATATAAATTGGACTAATTAATATTTATAATTGGTATAACTCACGCTTATGCTGGTGTAGCTGCTTACACGTATTTAGAAAAGTTGCCCTCGATTTTTGCTAAAAAATTAGGTTTGCCTAATCCATAGCTCACGTTATTATATACATTTTCAAAAAAATATACGGGAAAAACCTGCCTGACCGGCAGGCAGGTTTAGAGCTTTCGTGCTTTGGTGGCCAAAATCCAATTGCCACTAAAGCACAAAAACACTAAAACCCACAAAAAAGCTTATTCGATATAAACTCTAATGTTTAATCTTTTTATTACATACCCCTGCTTTCACACCCAGCTACGCACCTCTCTCGCCTACTCACAGGCTGTTACACAGAGGATCTTATAAATCTCAATTCCTAAATCTTTTTTGCCTTGTTCCAATACTCATCCATTTCCTCCAGCGTCATATCCTCCAGACTTTTTCCTGCTTTTGCTGTTTCATTTTCCAAATACTGAAATCGCTTAATAAATTTTTTATTTGTCCTCTCGAGTGCATCCTCCGGATTTACATCAATAAACCGTGCGTAATTAATTAAAGAAAAAAACACATCTCCCAACTCATCTTCGATCCGTTCTTTCGGCGCTTTGTTATCAACCTCTGTTTTAAACTCTTTTAATTCCTCATTTACTTTATCCCATACCTGGGTCGCGTTATCCCAGTCAAAACCAACAGCCCTGGCCTTTTCCTGGATGCGGGAAGCTTTCACAATGGCAGGAAGTGAGCCCGGCACCCCTCCCAAAACAGACTTTGCCCCTCCTTCCTTCATTTTCAACTTTTCCCAGTTCTCCTTCACCTGCTCTTCATTCTCCACCTTCACGTCGCCATAAATATGCGGATGACGGTGTATTAATTTTTCACACAGCGAATTCATTACATCTGTAATATTGAATTTATTTGTTTCAGAAGCTATACGGGCATAAAAAACTATGTGCAACAAAATATCGCCTAATTCTTTTTTTATTTTATCCATATCTTTTTCAAGAATAGCATCGGTAAGTTCATAAGTTTCTTCAATAGTAAGGTAACGCAAACTATCAATGGTTTGCTTTTTATCCCAGGGACACTTTTCCCGCAACTCATCCATAATATTGAGTAAGCGTTCAAAGGCTTTCAGTTTTTCTTCCATATTATCCAATTTCCGGCTAAGTTATGCCATTTCCCAATATAAATTAATCGAAAAGAGAATGGGCGGTATATAACATAATAGTAGCTGTTATAAACCAGCCTGCAGGCAAAGCAGGTGGACTATAGGTATTAAACGTTAAGGCAGATAACAGAAAACTGTTTTATCTTTATATCGTCAATTTGATTTATGCCAGCAAATCAGTTATTCATATATATATCCGCTATACTTTATTGCTTCATTGTACCGGCTTCAGCTCAAAGCGACACAA
Protein-coding regions in this window:
- the mazG gene encoding nucleoside triphosphate pyrophosphohydrolase, with protein sequence MEEKLKAFERLLNIMDELREKCPWDKKQTIDSLRYLTIEETYELTDAILEKDMDKIKKELGDILLHIVFYARIASETNKFNITDVMNSLCEKLIHRHPHIYGDVKVENEEQVKENWEKLKMKEGGAKSVLGGVPGSLPAIVKASRIQEKARAVGFDWDNATQVWDKVNEELKEFKTEVDNKAPKERIEDELGDVFFSLINYARFIDVNPEDALERTNKKFIKRFQYLENETAKAGKSLEDMTLEEMDEYWNKAKKI